A genome region from Arachidicoccus soli includes the following:
- a CDS encoding transposase, with the protein MKLVANMWLRSGDASSANNFLAFLEDTLAKLKNKEVSLIRLDSGFFQSDILDYLEDSEKKYIIAAKFTHPLQRMIDTNNVWITLDEGIEICERIYQRDSWKTARRMVIVRQKIKESPKAPGKLLSLFAKAEIHRNYRYSAYVTNLDFAPAEVWRMYRGRGDAENRIKELKYDFGFDSFNLNGFYATEAALSFAMIAYNIMSLFRTFVLQEKTQKTLTTFRYRTFAIGAYFEKMGGRLVLKIALSKLVVQDQS; encoded by the coding sequence GTGAAGTTGGTGGCCAATATGTGGCTTAGGAGTGGCGACGCTTCTTCTGCTAATAATTTTCTCGCTTTTTTAGAAGACACTTTGGCTAAGTTGAAAAATAAAGAAGTGAGCCTAATCCGTTTAGACAGTGGTTTTTTTCAATCCGATATTTTAGATTATTTAGAAGACAGCGAAAAAAAATACATTATAGCCGCCAAATTTACACATCCCTTACAACGTATGATTGACACCAACAATGTCTGGATAACTTTAGATGAGGGTATCGAAATCTGTGAACGGATTTATCAAAGAGACTCTTGGAAAACCGCTCGTAGAATGGTGATTGTAAGACAAAAGATAAAAGAAAGCCCCAAAGCCCCGGGTAAATTATTGAGCCTTTTTGCTAAAGCCGAGATACACCGTAACTATCGTTATTCAGCCTATGTTACCAACTTAGATTTTGCACCGGCAGAAGTATGGCGGATGTACCGTGGCAGAGGAGATGCGGAGAACCGTATCAAAGAATTAAAGTATGATTTCGGCTTTGACAGCTTTAACCTCAACGGTTTTTACGCCACAGAAGCGGCCCTTTCTTTTGCCATGATAGCCTATAATATAATGTCTTTATTCAGAACGTTTGTACTTCAAGAAAAAACACAAAAAACATTGACCACATTCCGATACAGAACTTTTGCCATTGGTGCCTATTTTGAAAAAATGGGAGGCAGATTAGTGCTTAAAATTGCGCTGAGTAAATTAGTTGTCCAAGACCAAAGTTAA
- a CDS encoding transposase, translating to MKQLLDKMGFRNKINACPYLPFRKSNNAHKATTIIAAFITSIWCGANRFMHTEVTRNDAALATLFDWDAVTAQDTYKSFFGKFTQSRNYNVSDYFYSWIFDNFQFDNFTLDVDSSIITRYGDQQGAKKGYNPNKKVVYLITP from the coding sequence TTGAAGCAATTATTGGACAAAATGGGCTTTAGGAACAAAATAAATGCTTGCCCTTATTTACCCTTCCGAAAATCGAACAATGCCCATAAAGCAACCACCATAATTGCAGCCTTTATTACCAGCATTTGGTGTGGAGCTAACCGGTTTATGCACACAGAAGTTACCCGCAATGATGCTGCTTTAGCAACGCTATTTGATTGGGATGCCGTAACCGCTCAGGATACTTACAAGAGCTTCTTCGGCAAGTTTACCCAATCCAGGAACTATAATGTGAGCGATTATTTTTATTCTTGGATATTTGACAACTTTCAATTTGATAATTTTACTTTGGATGTAGACTCTTCCATAATAACCCGTTATGGTGATCAGCAAGGAGCCAAAAAAGGCTACAATCCTAATAAAAAGGTCGTTTATCTCATCACCCCTTAA
- a CDS encoding SusC/RagA family TonB-linked outer membrane protein, whose product MKRFLFLTCLIIFYCIKVSAQQRIEVTGIVKDTTGKTMSGVSIKTEGGGAISDDNGKFTVFVKSLQSEITATYIGYVTLRIKLNGHKDISIILTPNTKSDLQDVVVIGMQQQSMRTTVSSISGIVSKDIENRPVASVDVLLQGRIAGLNVQVSSGEPGVAPTVVVRGNSTVNTSIGDNANVQQAQAMSGPLYVIDGIPIDPADIANNAGATGTNFLAGLNVNDIESVQVQKDAAATAAWGSRGANGVIYITTKKGTSKVPVFGVNVYYGVNQKPKLIPTLTGSAEREAKLNIINQYATTAAQLAALPHLLTDSLNPSFNNATDWQGLFYQAAPITNIDATMSAASEDYNYRLSMGYYNTQGIIRNTGYQRYSLRGNFGFKISPKLNSQLVLAMVKENRQAGQKYQNSDANTPFSGSSQPTSFYYVNGFDSSGFLGISSKLRNINLNDNYQASMTTNYDILPGLRYTLQGGANVYVTSKDYFQPSNVDVVGALTGGNPSQPSYAESDRGTYSTYLVTNTLNYNKEFKTKAGNSHNLNLTASQQYTSLVSSGNTASGYNTPTNDIKTVTGIPQSDLSGSSYYQKDALLSLIGQIQYNYNQRYLLYGSYRADASSRFGNNNKWGYFPAVGIGWIVSDEKFMSGIKNTVNFFKLRFSMGSSGKNAYQFYPTFNEYNLSGTYNGTQAVQPSYTNGLTKNNLTWAKSVQKDLGFDLQMFNNRVILNTDFYDKLDKNQFFNFTLPFFTGYNSVYYNAKDLWVDNRGIDITLNTHNLSPKSAIQWNSQLVLTFQKNLIAKLPNNNRTFVIDDYNSGVSRVYAVGQPIYEMFQMHYEGVYNNQSEIPFNPLTGNPITYFKGYYPVKPGYPKWKDANGDGDVWSDEDNGDQYGDRIPTGDPNPKFVGGFSNDFTYKNFTLTISSVFTFKRTVVNTFFQQQLDGIAGSVNNLASHRLPDLSGLNYWTPEKAQDPNYKANFPSISPYSPYFYQFLPFTDMFNVDGSYFKVKNIILNYVLPSKFTNKLKIKHINVYAMMYNVLILKNKNNTMPDPEAVDQLGVYDGGLYPQAKTYTVGLNIQF is encoded by the coding sequence ATGAAAAGATTTCTCTTCCTCACCTGTCTCATAATTTTCTATTGCATTAAAGTTTCTGCCCAGCAGAGAATTGAGGTAACAGGGATAGTCAAAGACACAACTGGTAAGACCATGTCTGGTGTAAGTATAAAAACAGAAGGTGGTGGAGCAATTTCTGACGACAATGGCAAATTCACTGTATTTGTGAAAAGTTTGCAATCTGAAATTACTGCTACTTATATTGGTTACGTTACACTAAGAATAAAACTAAATGGTCATAAGGACATAAGTATCATACTTACTCCCAATACCAAATCTGACTTGCAAGATGTTGTAGTAATTGGTATGCAACAGCAGTCAATGAGAACAACAGTCTCATCGATATCGGGAATTGTAAGTAAAGATATTGAAAATAGACCGGTAGCAAGTGTTGATGTATTACTTCAAGGTCGTATTGCAGGCCTAAATGTGCAGGTATCAAGTGGCGAGCCCGGTGTTGCACCAACAGTCGTTGTAAGAGGCAACTCAACTGTAAATACGAGCATTGGAGACAATGCAAATGTTCAACAAGCACAGGCAATGAGTGGCCCTTTATATGTAATAGATGGTATTCCAATAGATCCAGCGGATATTGCAAATAATGCAGGAGCTACTGGTACCAATTTTTTAGCTGGTTTAAATGTCAATGATATAGAGTCGGTGCAAGTTCAGAAAGATGCTGCCGCAACTGCAGCTTGGGGATCAAGAGGTGCAAACGGCGTAATATATATAACAACAAAAAAGGGAACCTCTAAAGTGCCAGTATTTGGGGTAAATGTTTATTATGGTGTAAACCAGAAGCCAAAGCTGATACCAACACTTACCGGATCCGCTGAAAGAGAAGCCAAATTAAATATTATCAATCAATATGCAACAACAGCTGCTCAATTAGCAGCATTACCTCATTTGTTAACAGATAGCCTTAACCCCTCTTTTAACAATGCGACCGATTGGCAAGGTTTGTTTTATCAAGCTGCACCTATTACAAATATAGATGCTACCATGTCTGCAGCGTCTGAGGATTATAATTATCGTCTAAGTATGGGATATTATAATACCCAAGGAATAATTAGAAATACAGGATACCAACGTTATTCACTAAGAGGAAATTTTGGGTTTAAAATCAGCCCCAAATTGAATAGCCAACTTGTATTGGCAATGGTTAAAGAAAATAGGCAGGCGGGACAAAAATATCAAAATTCTGATGCCAACACACCATTTAGTGGCAGTTCACAACCAACTTCATTTTACTATGTAAACGGCTTTGATTCTTCTGGTTTCTTAGGGATTTCAAGCAAATTAAGAAATATTAATTTGAATGATAACTATCAGGCCTCTATGACGACCAATTACGATATCTTACCTGGTTTAAGATATACGCTTCAAGGTGGAGCCAACGTATATGTGACATCCAAAGATTACTTTCAACCTTCAAATGTAGATGTAGTAGGTGCTCTAACTGGAGGTAATCCCTCACAACCCTCTTATGCTGAATCAGATAGGGGAACTTACTCAACCTATCTGGTTACCAATACATTGAATTATAATAAAGAATTTAAGACTAAGGCGGGTAATTCTCATAATTTAAATCTAACAGCTTCTCAACAATATACTAGCTTGGTGTCAAGTGGAAATACCGCTAGCGGCTACAACACGCCTACCAATGATATAAAAACGGTAACAGGAATTCCGCAATCAGATTTATCTGGTTCATCTTATTACCAGAAAGATGCATTATTATCTTTAATTGGTCAAATACAATACAATTACAATCAGCGATACTTGTTATATGGGTCCTATAGAGCAGATGCCTCTTCAAGATTTGGCAATAATAATAAATGGGGTTATTTTCCTGCTGTTGGAATAGGCTGGATCGTTTCTGATGAGAAATTTATGAGTGGTATTAAAAACACGGTCAACTTTTTTAAACTTAGATTTAGCATGGGGTCTTCCGGTAAAAATGCTTATCAATTTTATCCCACCTTCAATGAATATAATCTTTCGGGAACATATAATGGTACACAAGCTGTTCAGCCAAGTTACACCAATGGCCTCACCAAGAACAATCTTACTTGGGCTAAATCTGTCCAAAAAGATTTAGGGTTTGATTTACAAATGTTTAATAATCGGGTAATTTTAAATACTGATTTCTATGACAAGTTGGATAAGAATCAGTTTTTTAATTTTACATTGCCATTCTTTACCGGTTACAACTCTGTATATTATAATGCAAAGGATTTGTGGGTCGATAATCGAGGTATAGACATTACTTTAAATACCCATAATCTATCTCCCAAAAGTGCCATACAATGGAATAGCCAATTAGTACTTACATTTCAAAAAAACTTAATTGCTAAGTTACCGAACAATAATCGCACTTTTGTAATAGATGATTATAACTCAGGTGTATCACGCGTATATGCAGTTGGACAACCCATATATGAAATGTTTCAAATGCATTATGAGGGCGTGTATAATAACCAAAGTGAAATACCATTCAACCCCTTAACTGGTAATCCAATTACTTACTTCAAAGGCTACTATCCTGTCAAACCCGGTTATCCGAAATGGAAAGACGCCAATGGCGATGGTGATGTCTGGAGTGATGAAGATAATGGAGATCAATACGGTGATAGAATACCAACCGGAGACCCTAACCCCAAATTTGTTGGAGGTTTTAGTAATGATTTCACTTATAAAAATTTCACTTTAACCATATCAAGTGTGTTCACCTTTAAAAGAACAGTTGTAAATACTTTCTTTCAACAACAGTTGGATGGAATCGCAGGGAGTGTTAATAATCTTGCTAGCCATAGGCTACCAGATCTATCCGGCTTAAATTATTGGACACCAGAAAAAGCACAAGACCCAAATTATAAAGCTAATTTCCCATCAATCTCCCCATATAGTCCATATTTCTATCAGTTCTTACCTTTTACCGATATGTTCAATGTAGATGGAAGTTATTTCAAAGTAAAAAATATAATTCTTAATTATGTTCTACCAAGTAAGTTTACCAATAAATTGAAGATTAAACACATTAATGTATATGCAATGATGTACAATGTATTAATATTGAAAAATAAAAACAATACCATGCCAGACCCTGAGGCGGTTGATCAATTGGGTGTATATGATGGTGGCTTGTATCCTCAAGCAAAGACATATACAGTGGGTTTAAATATTCAATTCTAA
- a CDS encoding RagB/SusD family nutrient uptake outer membrane protein, which translates to MKHFLFFKKLLIIFLISIALLGITSCNKQLHEGPIGSTYSSEFWTSQTAADEATAAMYGQLRASLRASSGSGVDQGEACYFVYGDLVSDLFRYAGGDTFLQYGLTSDGKIPWNFSYVPYWNNLTDWSRFYQVIALCNLIIENVNKMNNSLFTSVEKKNAYVAEALFVRAYTYFFITRVWGDPVYVAKTYNDVDYGHIPPIPRSPENQVLDSCIRDLRIADANLDYANGDITQSVTANKGSVEALMAHIFEWQHNYDSAHYYCQQVINNGGYSLEPMSTYKNIWKGESSNESIFEISMQYNANDPNFNSQGSFAEATFSFFGGFLKGAIVNQRRTSCWIAPTGGLVDAVLFDTSKDLRAKSILSYQQASGGDPAGYMLTKYSNFQTTATSSPYINNNLVIFRLSDIYLLDAEALAYKGDLTGAANDLKMTEDRAGINNYQSISDQYNMLDEVVMERGRELIGEGQWFYDLIRTNQTQQWLQYINYPSTRVNTTNKGYYWPIDMSTLFPYDNLLTQNPWWNNNSGR; encoded by the coding sequence ATGAAACATTTCCTTTTTTTTAAAAAACTGCTCATAATATTTTTAATAAGTATAGCTCTTTTGGGAATTACTTCGTGCAATAAGCAGCTTCATGAAGGCCCAATAGGGTCAACATATAGTAGTGAGTTTTGGACATCACAAACTGCAGCTGATGAGGCAACTGCTGCAATGTATGGTCAGTTAAGAGCTAGCCTCAGGGCCTCTTCTGGTTCAGGAGTAGATCAAGGTGAAGCTTGCTATTTTGTTTATGGCGATTTAGTAAGTGACTTATTTAGATACGCTGGAGGAGATACTTTTCTCCAATATGGATTAACTAGTGATGGGAAAATTCCTTGGAATTTCTCTTATGTACCTTACTGGAACAATTTAACGGATTGGTCAAGGTTTTATCAAGTAATAGCACTCTGTAATCTTATTATAGAAAATGTAAATAAGATGAATAATTCTTTATTTACAAGTGTGGAAAAAAAGAATGCTTACGTAGCTGAAGCTTTATTTGTAAGAGCTTATACCTATTTCTTTATTACTAGAGTTTGGGGAGACCCTGTTTATGTTGCTAAAACATATAATGATGTTGATTATGGACATATTCCGCCAATTCCTCGTTCTCCAGAAAATCAAGTTCTAGATAGCTGTATTAGAGATTTACGTATTGCAGATGCCAATTTAGATTATGCCAATGGAGATATTACCCAAAGTGTTACTGCCAATAAGGGAAGCGTAGAGGCACTAATGGCTCATATATTTGAATGGCAGCACAATTATGATAGCGCTCATTATTATTGCCAACAGGTAATCAACAATGGAGGCTATTCCTTAGAACCAATGAGTACTTACAAAAATATATGGAAAGGTGAATCTTCCAATGAAAGTATTTTTGAAATATCAATGCAGTACAACGCAAATGATCCTAATTTCAATTCGCAAGGAAGTTTTGCAGAAGCCACTTTCTCTTTTTTTGGTGGATTCTTAAAGGGTGCTATCGTAAATCAAAGAAGAACAAGTTGTTGGATTGCACCAACCGGCGGACTTGTAGACGCTGTATTATTTGACACATCCAAGGATTTGCGAGCCAAATCGATTTTGTCTTATCAACAGGCTTCTGGCGGAGACCCTGCAGGTTATATGCTAACTAAATATAGCAATTTCCAAACTACAGCTACCTCAAGTCCATATATCAATAATAATCTTGTGATTTTCAGGCTTTCAGATATCTATTTACTAGATGCCGAAGCGCTTGCTTATAAAGGAGATTTAACTGGTGCGGCAAATGATCTTAAAATGACTGAAGATAGAGCAGGTATAAACAATTATCAAAGTATTAGTGACCAATATAATATGCTAGATGAAGTAGTAATGGAAAGGGGGCGTGAGCTTATTGGGGAAGGGCAATGGTTTTACGATTTGATTAGAACTAATCAAACACAACAATGGTTGCAATACATTAATTATCCAAGCACACGTGTAAATACAACAAACAAAGGGTATTATTGGCCAATTGATATGAGTACCTTATTTCCTTATGATAATTTATTAACACAAAATCCTTGGTGGAATAATAATAGTGGTCGATAA
- a CDS encoding DUF5007 domain-containing protein, which translates to MKNIKVSVWANSFIILILCSMIMLGCTKIQNGFLSPTMQYSTHLFVAPQGQIASSNSLVADGSNLPLNVKWTHIYDSSGKNVDAMFLKTYPVGIWTQSYNPLTDTSYASIVAKRTTEELPPFTVNSTSGVISTNSATLYIPLGTYSLDLQVTNSAGTQELKNAISIKIAAAQPVQTADDGGIGSFSLSRLNAGTSGGAATHNGVTSVFYNGNFNPFVVYSVRRISDTPNVMIIKVTDRNGVVFNPKKGEIAKRPAGGLNPIPPYLQNLQYYAPDTFQALDSALYVKYPLTPFPIASLGNGFNMYYIIPTQYVHMDSTKSWSGNSAGTFYQGTSDSHYLGQFGDNLYDYALRIPLRIQTPGNYFFQIKLLDVTHR; encoded by the coding sequence ATGAAAAATATTAAAGTAAGCGTTTGGGCTAATTCCTTTATCATACTCATTTTATGCTCTATGATAATGTTAGGCTGTACCAAAATACAAAATGGCTTCCTAAGCCCGACAATGCAATATTCTACTCACTTATTTGTTGCACCTCAAGGACAGATTGCTAGTTCCAATTCGTTAGTTGCTGACGGTTCTAATCTTCCATTAAATGTGAAATGGACACATATTTATGATTCTTCTGGTAAGAATGTGGATGCAATGTTTTTAAAAACTTATCCGGTAGGGATATGGACACAATCATATAACCCACTTACCGACACAAGTTATGCCTCTATTGTTGCTAAAAGAACAACCGAAGAGTTACCCCCCTTTACCGTTAATTCTACAAGTGGTGTTATTAGCACCAATAGCGCAACTTTGTACATACCATTGGGTACATATTCCTTGGATTTACAAGTAACTAACTCCGCGGGTACACAAGAATTAAAGAACGCTATATCGATAAAAATTGCCGCGGCACAACCAGTACAGACAGCGGATGATGGGGGAATTGGTTCATTCAGTTTATCAAGATTAAATGCTGGTACCTCTGGAGGAGCAGCCACTCATAATGGTGTAACCTCAGTTTTCTATAATGGGAATTTTAATCCATTTGTAGTGTATAGCGTTAGAAGAATCTCAGACACACCTAATGTGATGATTATAAAAGTTACAGACAGGAATGGCGTTGTTTTCAATCCAAAGAAAGGTGAGATTGCAAAAAGACCCGCTGGTGGATTGAACCCTATACCGCCATACTTGCAAAATTTACAATATTATGCTCCAGATACTTTTCAGGCATTAGATTCCGCTCTTTATGTAAAATATCCATTAACTCCTTTTCCAATAGCATCTTTGGGAAATGGATTTAATATGTATTATATCATCCCTACACAATATGTACACATGGATAGTACCAAGTCCTGGAGCGGTAACTCGGCTGGCACATTCTACCAAGGTACTTCGGATTCCCATTATTTAGGCCAGTTTGGAGATAATCTTTATGATTATGCTTTAAGGATTCCTCTGAGAATTCAAACTCCTGGTAATTATTTCTTTCAAATCAAACTATTAGACGTAACACACAGATAA
- a CDS encoding RNA-binding domain-containing protein: MTEKILDDLLNISTENEVVEFKEAKAQYSKEKLGEYFSALSNEANLKSLPTAWLVMGVKKR; the protein is encoded by the coding sequence ATGACAGAAAAAATATTGGACGATTTATTAAACATCTCCACTGAAAATGAAGTAGTGGAATTTAAAGAAGCCAAAGCCCAATACAGTAAAGAAAAATTGGGCGAGTATTTTTCTGCGTTAAGCAACGAAGCCAACTTAAAATCATTACCAACTGCGTGGTTAGTAATGGGTGTAAAAAAACGATAA
- a CDS encoding helix-turn-helix domain-containing protein: MHNDQKNKFLVEFGAYLKNRREKTLKEDNLLQFSYLSNLDNSKLAKIEKGKIDIQFSTLIEIAKAYKLTDKAILGFKFISDE, encoded by the coding sequence ATGCACAATGATCAAAAAAATAAATTTTTAGTAGAATTTGGTGCTTATTTAAAGAACCGAAGAGAAAAGACTTTGAAAGAAGACAATCTTTTACAGTTTTCTTATTTATCAAATCTTGATAACAGTAAATTGGCTAAAATAGAAAAGGGAAAAATAGATATTCAATTTAGTACACTAATTGAAATTGCTAAGGCTTATAAACTGACAGATAAAGCTATATTAGGTTTTAAATTTATTTCAGATGAATAA
- a CDS encoding RNA polymerase sigma factor, whose product MSYRNLFDDTLENHELAIRFKNGEEQALAYFYTKAFKPLVYFGCRYLNDEFTVCTIVQEAILKLWQQPFREKIESIFHAYCFIRINIRWRCLSWHKNKKNEFLKHIHCDEHIDRYAEIPPTTASENGYTQKKEELLQAIDKVIPLLPPNQENIMRLYLNYGYSYKEMAKRYTTSNQRIAKEINKSIERVKKIINAGKPAVISQPTVKYTSLLSLSLSNKNVAVKAGHQNDYEEVLDGTRLQIFRYRYEQKMSFGEIAERISLPICDVQQEYLKAHEIIKGIKERRKHRSNNFKAKQLSGNYRSPIH is encoded by the coding sequence ATGAGCTATAGGAATTTATTCGACGATACACTGGAAAATCATGAGCTGGCCATTCGCTTTAAGAATGGGGAAGAGCAAGCACTGGCATATTTCTATACCAAGGCTTTCAAGCCTTTAGTTTATTTTGGATGTAGGTATCTTAATGATGAATTTACTGTCTGCACCATTGTCCAAGAGGCCATTTTGAAGTTATGGCAACAACCATTCAGGGAAAAGATAGAGAGCATTTTTCATGCTTATTGCTTCATTCGTATCAACATACGTTGGCGTTGCTTATCATGGCACAAGAATAAAAAAAATGAATTTCTGAAACATATTCATTGTGACGAACATATAGATCGCTATGCAGAAATACCTCCCACAACAGCTTCGGAGAACGGTTACACCCAAAAAAAAGAAGAGTTATTACAAGCCATTGATAAAGTCATACCACTACTTCCACCTAATCAGGAGAACATTATGCGGCTGTACCTTAATTATGGTTATAGCTACAAGGAAATGGCAAAACGCTATACTACTTCCAATCAAAGAATTGCCAAAGAAATAAATAAAAGCATTGAAAGGGTTAAGAAAATTATTAACGCAGGAAAGCCCGCCGTAATATCCCAGCCAACAGTTAAATATACCAGCTTATTATCATTAAGCTTAAGTAATAAAAACGTGGCGGTGAAAGCTGGCCACCAGAATGATTATGAAGAAGTGTTGGACGGTACACGATTACAAATATTCAGATACCGTTATGAACAGAAAATGAGTTTTGGTGAAATTGCTGAAAGAATAAGTCTCCCCATCTGTGATGTACAGCAAGAATACCTCAAAGCCCACGAAATTATAAAAGGAATC